In one window of Miscanthus floridulus cultivar M001 chromosome 12, ASM1932011v1, whole genome shotgun sequence DNA:
- the LOC136496539 gene encoding uncharacterized membrane protein At4g09580-like yields the protein MGRDERFPVWEAALGAGVAAAFAAGLVGVYLSMPDSDYSFLKLPRNLEELQILTGHLENYTSDYTLQVLVGYCAVYIFMQTFMIPGTIFMSLLAGALFGQLRGVALVVFAATAGASSCYFLSKMIGKPLVFTLWPDKLSFFQRQVAQRREKLLNYMLFLRVTPTLPNTFINLASPIVDVPYHTFLLGTLIGLIPAAYVTVRAGIALGELTSLSDLYDTQSIALLFLIGVVSVTPALLGKDEAQEKPSEMAVGAS from the exons ATGGGGAGGGACGAGAGGTTCCCGGTGTGGGAGGCCGCGCTCGGCGCCGGGGTCGCCGCCGCCTTCGCCGCTGGGCTCGTCGGGGTCTACCTTTCCATGCCGGACTCCGACTACAGCTTCCTCAAGTTGCCACGTAATCTCGAGGAACTCCAAATCCTCAC TGGCCATCTTGAGAACTATACTAGTGACTACACCCTACAGGTGTTGGTAGGTTATTGCGCTGTGTACATCTTCATGCAGACCTTCATGATCCCAGGGACAATATTCATGTCTCTGCTTGCTGGTGCTCTATTTGGGCAACTCCGGGGCGTGGCCCTGGTGGTCTTTGCTGCCACTGCTGGTGCTTCTTCGTGCTATTTCCTGTCGAAGATGATTGGGAAGCCACTGGTGTTCACACTGTGGCCAGATAAGCTCAGCTTCTTCCAGAGACAG GTTGCTCAAAGAAGAGAGAAGCTGTTGAATTACATGCTTTTCCTCAGGGTAACCCCAACATTGCCAAATACCTTCATCAACTTAGCTTCGCCCATAGTAGATGTCCCCTACCATACATTCTTACTGGGAACTCTCATTGGTCTTATCCCAGCTGCTTATGTGACTGTCAGG GCTGGAATTGCTCTTGGGGAGTTAACTTCGCTGAGTGACCTTTACGACACCCAGTCGATAGCACTGCTATTCCTGATCGGTGTTGTTTCAGTCACACCAGCATTGTTGGGCAAGGACGAGGCACAAGAAAAACCATCAGAAATGGCGGTAGGCGCATCATGA
- the LOC136497065 gene encoding protein TORMOZ EMBRYO DEFECTIVE-like, producing MASTHVLKKNYRCDRSLQQFYTGGPFAVGLAPGGDGEGGAEAEAFLACACGGEVRVVSAADASAIGEPIDGDSEAITALALSPDSRLIFAAGHSRLIRVWDLASRTCIRSWKGHDGPIMAMACHASGGLLATAGADKKVCVWDVDGGFCTHFLRGHTGVVTTIMFHKDPKRLLLFSGSEDGTVRVWNLETKKCVAVLKEHFSAVTSLTLSDDGQTLLSAGRDKIVTAWDIRKYSSKKTIPTYEMIEAVSFIGSGSELLACLGIELANIKEKAAGYFLTVGERGVVRIWCLESSLCVFEQQTSDVTVNSENEETRRGFTSAVMLPNDQRLLCVTADQQFLFYCPKRTDDGTFELSLYRRLIGYNDEILDLKFVGEEEQYLAVATNLEQVRVYDVASMSCSYVLAGHTEIVVCIDTCVSASGKTLVVTGSKDNTVRLWDAERKSCIGIGKGHLGAVGSVAFSKKTKNFFVSGSSDRTIKVWTWDNTLSDAEDEVPLKAKAVVAAHDKDINSLAISPNDGLVCSGSEDRTACIWKLPNLVSSIVLKGHKRGIWSVEFSPVEQCVMTSSGDRTIKIWSVADGSCLKTFEGHTSSVLRASFLSRGTQVVSCGSDGLVKLWTIKTNECIATYDKHDGKVWALAVGMKTEMVATGGTDSVLNLWHDCTMEDKQEDFRKKEEEVLRGQELENAVSDSDYAKAIQLAFELRRPHRLLDLFSQLARRADAEDPIEKALLGLPKDGLRVLLEYVREWNTKPKFCHVAQFVLFRVLRSFSPTDILEIKGISELLEGLIPYSQRHFSRVDRLVRSTFLLDYTLMRMSVVDPDVDAGTIKDEMNGSSVENGELAEPRPASPVPEKSSKKRKSRKSSKKGKEKKVKVASSGHSNDVSDEA from the exons ATGGCTTCGACGCATGTTCTTAAGAAGAACTACCGCTGCGACCGCTCCCTGCAGCAGTTCTACACTGGCGGGCCCTTTGCGGTCGGCCTCGCccccggcggcgacggcgagggcggCGCCGAGGCTGAGGCCTTCCTCGCGTGCGCGTGCGGTGGGGAGGTGCGCGTGGTGTCCGCCGCGGACGCCTCCGCCATAGGGGAGCCCATCGACGGCGACTCGGAGGCCATCACCGCGCTGGCGCTGTCCCCCGACTCACGGCTCATCTTCGCCGCGGGGCACAGCAGGCTTATTAGGGTCTGGGACCTCGCGTCCCGAACTTGCATACGCAGCTGGAAG GGACATGATGGTCCTATCATGgccatggcatgccatgcttctGGTGGTTTGCTTGCAACTGCCGGAGCAGACAAGAAGGTCTGTGTATGGGATGTCGATGGTGGATTTTGCACCCATTTCCTTAGAGGCCATACAGGCGTTGTGACGACCATTATGTTCCACAAAGATCCAAAGCGCCTTCTG TTGTTTTCAGGAAGTGAAGATGGCACCGTGCGAGTGTGGAACCTTGAAACCAAAAAATGTGTTGCTGTGCTTAAAGAGCATTTTTCGGCAGTCACTTCATTGACATTGTCTGATGATGGACAAACATTGCTCAGTGCTGGGAGGGATAAG ATTGTTACCGCGTGGGATATTCGTAAGTATAGCTCAAAGAAGACAATACCGACATATGAAATGATAGAAGCTGTTTCCTTCATTGGATCAGGAAGTGAGCTCTTGGCTTGTTTGGGCATAGAACTGGCAAATATAAAGGAGAAAGCGGCCGGTTATTTTCTTACAGTTGGTGAACGTGGGGTTGTGCGCATCTGGTGCTTGGAGAG TTCTCTTTGCGTGTTCGAGCAGCAAACATCTGATGTAACTGTTAACTCAGAGAACGAGGAAACCAGGAGGGGCTTTACATCTGCTGTTATGTTGCCAAATGATCAAAGATTACTATGTGTTACTGCTGATCAGCAGTTTTTGTTCTATTGTCCCAAAAGAACTGATGATGGGACCTTTGAACTGTCCCTATATAGACGACTAATAGGTTATAATGATGAGATTCTTGACTTGAAGTTTGTTGGGGAGGAGGAACAATATCTTGCTGTAGCTACCAACTTGGAGCAG GTCCGTGTTTATGATGTTGCATCGATGTCATGTTCTTATGTACTTGCTGGCCACACCGAAATAGTTGTTTGCATTGACACCTGTGTCTCTGCTTCCGGGAAGACACTTGTTGTAACTGGGAGCAAGGATAATACT GTGAGGTTATGGGATGCTGAAAGAAAAAGCTGTATTGGCATTGGCAAAGGCCATCTGGGAGCTGTTGGTTCTGTTGCCTTCTCAAAGAAAACAAAGAACTTTTTTGTTAGTGGCAGCAG TGATCGAACCATTAAGGTATGGACCTGGGACAATACACTTAGTGATGCTGAAGATGAAGTCCCTCTTAAAGCAAAGGCTGTTGTAGCTGCACATGATAAAGATATTAATTCTCTGGCAATTTCACCTAATGATGGCCTTGTTTGCAGTGGTTCTGAG GACCGAACTGCTTGCATATGGAAACTCCCTAACCTAGTGTCCTCTATTGTCCTTAAGGGACACAAAAGAGGAATCTGGTCAGTTGAGTTTTCTCCTGTTGAACAATGTGTCATGACATCCTCTGGTGATAGAACAATCAAAATATGGTCCGTTGCTGATGGCTCATGCTTGAAGACATTTGAGGGTCATACATCAAGTGTTCTGCGAGCTTCTTTCCTTTCACGTGGAACTCAAGTTGTTTCTTGTG GAAGTGATGGTCTAGTGAAGTTATGGACAATCAAGACAAATGAATGCATTGCTACTTATGATAAGCATGATGGGAAG GTCTGGGCATTGGCTGTTGGCATGAAAACTGAAATGGTTGCTACTGGTGGAACTGATTCTGTCCTCAACCTGTGGCATGATTGCACCATGGAAGATAAGCAGGAAGATTTCCGTAAGAAG GAGGAAGAAGTTTTAAGAGGCCAGGAATTGGAAAATGCTGTGTCAGATTCTGACTATGCAAAGGCAATACAACTTGCATTTGAGCTTAGAAGACCACACAGGCTTCTAGATTTATTCTCACAGCTTGCCAG GAGAGCTGATGCAGAGGATCCAATAGAAAaggctcttcttggtcttccaaAGGATGGCCTCCGCGTGCTTCTTGAGTATGTCCGTGAATGGAATACGAAGCCCAAGTTCTGTCATGTTGCACAGTTTGTGCTTTTTCGGGTATTGAGGAGTTTCTCTCCCACTGATATCCTGGAG ATCAAGGGCATCAGTGAGCTCCTTGAGGGCCTTATTCCGTATTCGCAGAGGCATTTCAGCAGAGTCGATAGACTAGTCCGAAGCACGTTTCTGTTGGACTATACACTGATGCGAATGTCCGTGGTAGATCCAGATGTAGATGCGGGCACAATCAAAGATGAAATGAATGGTTCATCTGTGGAGAACGGTGAACTTGCAGAGCCTCGGCCTGCTTCACCTGTACCAGAGAAGTCAAGCAAGAAGAGAAAATCCAGGAAATCAAGTAAAAAGGGCAAGGAGAAGAAGGTGAAGGTTGCCTCGAGTGGACACAGCAATGATGTCTCTGATGAAGCCTGA
- the LOC136495273 gene encoding transcription factor MYB93-like: MQTNLQAQRVFRTSIDRSSCRKMKMGRSPCCCHDAGVKKGPWTEEEDRALVEHIQRHGGHVSSWRNLPKAAGLNRCGKSCRLRWTNYLRPDIKRGNFTADEESLIIRLHAQLGNKWSTIATHLDGRTDNEIKNYWNTHIRKKLLRMGVDPVTHQRLPPEDIATASPGAILSAAASLGGLSSALMQVQALQLLLHAVNGGGTSAAAGLIPSLNAAAADNAILNASRSIVPSLLQDQMNLLVSQASYGSPDHLSNIASFAEQQHDVVVQRLNNASAPVVGGAYAEPLAAALVSTAYPQEVVAAADRPVQVFAELLSESIEMPSMCSLEDDEDAFWKDMLLESSSLPL, encoded by the exons ATGCAAACGAACTTGCAAGCGCAGCGCGTGTTCCGTACGTCGATCGACCGATCGAGCTGCAGGAAGATGAAGATGGGGAGGTCCCCGTGCTGCTGCCACGACGCGGGCGTGAAGAAGGGCCCATggacggaggaggaggaccgcgccCTGGTGGAGCACATCCAGCGGCACGGCGGGCACGTCAGCAGCTGGCGCAACCTGCCCAAGGCCGCCGGGCTGAACCGCTGCGGGAAGAGCTGCCGCCTCCGCTGGACCAACTACCTCCGCCCCGACATCAAGCGCGGCAACTTCACCGCCGACGAGGAGAGCCTCATCATCCGCCTCCACGCCCAGCTCGGCAACAA GTGGTCGACGATCGCGACACACCTGGACGGGCGGACGGACAACGAGATCAAGAACTACTGGAACACGCACATCCGGAAGAAGCTGCTGCGCATGGGCGTCGACCCCGTCACGCACCAGCGTCTGCCCCCCGAAGACATCGCCACCGCCTCCCCCGGGGCGATCCTCTCGGCGGCGGCGAGCCTCGGAGGCCTCAGCAGCGCTCTGATGCAGGTGCAGGCGCTGCAGCTTCTGCTGCACGCCGTCAATGGAGGAGGAACAAGCGCTGCTGCTGGTCTCATCCCTAGCCTCAACGCAGCAGCCGCCGATAACGCCATTCTGAACGCGAGTCGTAGCATCGTTCCGAGCTTATTACAGGACCAGATGAACCTCCTCGTGTCTCAAGCGAGCTACGGGTCACCTGATCATCTGAGCAACATCGCAAGTTTTGCAGAGCAGCAGCACGACGTGGTAGTGCAGCGACTGAACAACGCTTCGGCTCCGGTGGTCGGCGGCGCGTATGCAGAGCCGCTAGCTGCTGCATTGGTGTCTACGGCTTATCCGCAGGAAGTGGTGGCTGCGGCTGACAGACCCGTGCAGGTTTTTGCCGAGCTTCTGTCGGAGTCCATTGAGATGCCGAGCATGTGCTCTCTGGAGGACGACGAAGACGCTTTCTGGAAGGACATGCTGCTAGAGAGCAGCAGCTTGCCACTATGA